Sequence from the Halomarina litorea genome:
TCCGCTGCAGGCCGTTCGCGCCAAACGGCCCCTCCCACCACTCGCTTCCCTCCTTCGCAGCGCGCTTCTGTGCGACGTGGTCGGTCGAGACGACGCTCAGGACGCCCCGTTCGAGGTACTCGAAGAGCGCGTCGACGTCGTCGCCCCGGCGGAGGGGCGGTGCGATGCGCGGGAGGTTCCCCATCTCCTCGTGGAGGTCACCCGTCAGCGCCGTGTAGTGCGTACACGTCTCGCCGCGAATCAGGCTCCCGTCCTCCCGGTGGCGCGCCAGCGCCTCGGCGGACTTCCGACAGGAGGTGTGGATGCCGTAGTACTTCGCCCCGAGGTGGCGGGCCATCCGTGCGAGGTCGTCGGCCGCCATGGCCTCCGCGTAGTCGGGGCGCGACTCGGGGTAGCTCCTCGCCCCGCGCCCCTCGGCTCGGAGTCGCTCGGTCACCGCCTCGCAGACCGAATCGTCCTCGGTGTGGCCGACACCGACGGCGCCGAGGTCCGCGAGTCGCTCGAGGACGCGGTGGATGTACCCGTTCGAGAGGCCGAACTCGTAGGCCGTGTACATCTTGAACGAGGTGACGCCCGCGTCGACGACCGCCTCCAGTTCGTCGAAGAGGTCGTCGCCCTCCCTGAGAATCCCCCCGTGGAGTCCGTAGTCGACCAGCGCGCCGGTGGCTCGCTCCCGCTTTCGCTCGATTCCCTCCACGAGCGTCCCCGCCTCGTCCCACGGGCTCTCCTCGTCCGCGTACGCCTGCCAGGCGAAGTCGATGACCGTCGTCACGCCCCCCAGCGCCGCCGCCGCCGTCGCCGTCTCGTAACTGTCGACGGAGACGTGGTCGCCGATGTGGACGTGCGGGTCGACGACTCCCGGCATGACCACCTTCCCCGTCGCGTCGAGCGTCCGTTCTGCCGCTGGGAGGTGCTCCGGGTCGCCGAGTCCCACGATGGTTCCGTCGTCGACCGCGACCGCTCCGTCGAACGACCGGGTCCCGGAGACGACCGTCCCGCCCTCGATAACAGTGTCTACGACCATCGGGTGCATCTCGACCGACGACCGACATAAAAGTACACGTGGGAAGCGTACTCGCGCCGGGAACCGCGCCGACCCCTCCCGCTCGCTGGGTCCGCAGTCGCCCGCGTCGGAGGTCCCGACCGACGGTCAGGAGCAGATGACGTCGACGTGTTCGCCCGCCTCGACGTCGGCCAACCCGTTGTTCGTCAGTCGGTACGTCGGGATGACCTCGAGGGCGAGAAACGACAGTTCCATCAGTCCGTCGTCGACCAGGCCGAGGTCGGTCACGAACGCCTCGACGGCCTCGTAGCGCTCGTAGACCACCTCGATGGGTTCGTCGGACATCAGTCCCGCCACCGGGAGCGGGAGCGACACCGTCTCGTTGGCCGCCGGGTCGAACGCGGCGATACCGCCGCCGATGTCGCGGAGGTGGTTGGCGACGCGGGCCATGGACTCGCAATCCGCACCGACGACCACGCAGTTGTGCGCGTCGTGGGCGACGGTGGAGCCGACGGCCCCGCGGGACAGGCCGAGGCCGTGGACGAACCCCCGCCCGATGCCCCCGTCACCGCCGTGTCGCTCGATGACGGCCAGCGAGCGGACGTCCTCGTCGTCGGGCGGGACCAGGACCCCCGATTTGACCGGAACGGTCGCCCGCATTCGGTCGGTCTGTAGCCCCCCGACGGCGTCGATGACGCGGACGGTGGCCGTCTCCCCGGTGTCGTCCGCCGCCGTGACGGCGAGGTCCCTCCCCGAGACCGGGTCGAACTGGACGGTGTCCGTCGGCAGGTTCGTGGTCCCGGTCGAGTTCCCGGCCGCGGGGTCCAGTTCGCCGTCGACCAGCACGTGGGCGACGTCCCACGACTCCAGGTCGTCGAGCAACACCAGGTCGGCCGGCGTGCCGGGTTCGAGGCGGCCGAACGGGAGGTCGTAGCACTCGGCCGTGTTGAGCGTCGCCATCTGGACGACGTCGACGGGGTCTGCGCCCTCCGCCATCGCTTTGCGGACCGCGAAGTCGACGCCCCCGCGGTCGACGACGTCGGTCACCTCCGTGTCGTCAGTACACAGCGAGAGCCGCCGAGTGTCGACCTCGTCGACCAGCGGGAGGAGGTCGGCGAGGTTCCGACTCGACGACCCCTCGCGCAGGAAGACCCGGATGCCGAGGCGCGCTCGCTGTCGCGCCTCGTCGAGCGTGATGCTCTCGTGGTCGGTGTCGAGATACCGGGCGGCCTGGTGGAGGGCCGCCCCGTCGACGCCCGCCATGTGCCCGTCGACGGTGAGGCCGCGCTCGCGGGCGGCCGCCACCTTCGCGTGGACCTCGCCGTCGCCAGCGACCAGCCCCGGGACGTCCATCACCTCGCCGAGCGCGACGACCGGGTCGAGGTCGAGCAGGTCCGATACGGCCGCCGCGTCGAGCGTCGCCCCGGCGTCCTGAAGCCCGGAGGCCGGGACGCTCGAGGGGACGGTGAAGCGTGCCTTCAGGGGTGTGTTCGCCGCGTCCTCGACGACGGCGCGGACGCCGTCCTCCCCGAGGACGTTCGCGAGTTCGTGCGGGTCGTGGACGACGCTGGTCACGCCGCGAGGCAGGACTGCGCTCCCGTACTCCGGCAGCGTCACCATGCTCGACTCGACGTGCATGTGGGCGTCGACGAGTCCGGGCGTGACGTAGCCCGCGTCGAGGACGCGGTCGGCCGGACGCTCCTCCAGGGCGACGATCTCGCCGTCGTCGACAGCGACCGCGCCGTCTTCGAGCGTCCCCGTGCTGACGTTCACCAGCGTCCCGCGAACGAGCGTGTCGACCGTGTCACTCATCGGTGTCGACCGTGCCGACGACGGTGTCGCGCGTCCGGTTCGTACGGTTCACCCGCTGGCGGGCGCACGTGGTCTCGGCTGCCCCGCCGGGCGTGTCAGTGAGCCACATGCCGGACGTGGTCACCGGAGGTAGATAGTAGTTTGGCTCGGGAGCGACGGGACGGTTCGATACGCTCGAACCAGTGACCGCGGGTTCGCGGTGGCGGGCGCGTCCGTCGGCGAGTCGCGGAAGGGGCGCGGAGGCGGTTCGCGCGCATCGTTCGCGTCATTCGCGTCGTTCGCGTCAGCTCATCACGCCCCCCGCGGTGACGTAGAAGTAGAGGGCGAACGAACCGGCCAGCGCCCACTGGAGCGCGTGGACCTCGTCGTAGTCGCCCTGCGCCGACTTGACAAGGGGGTAGCTGATGATGCCCGCGGCGATGCCGTTGGCGATGGAGGCCGTCAGCGGCATCATGACGATGGTCAGTCCCCCGGGGATGAGCCACTCGGAGCGCTGCCACTTCAGGTCGGTGACGCCCTGGAGCATGATGAGGCCGACGAGAATGAGTCCGAGGTAGGAGGCGTACGTCGGTATCGCGGCCACGACGGGGACGGCGACGAGCGACGCCAGGAACAGCACGGCGACGACGAGCGCGGTCAGCCCGGTCCGGCCGCCCTCCTCGACTCCGGTCGAACTCTCGACGTAGGTGGTCACGGTGGTCGTCCCGACCATCGCCCCGCAGGTGGTCGCGACGGCGTCGGCCATCAGCGGCTTCTCCATCTCGGGGAGGTTGCCGTCCTCGTCGAGGAAGTTCCCGAACTGCGAGACGCCGATGAGCGTGCCGGCGGTGTCGAAGAAATCGACGAAGAAGAACGTGAACACGACGATGACGAACGGGATGGGTTCGATGGTCCCGAAGCCGCCGACGAACGCCCCTACCAGTGGCGTGATGTCGTACTGGACGGGTGGGAGGCCACCGGGCGTGAGGACGCCGCCGCCCACGACGCCGGCGAGCGTCAGTCCCCACCCGGCGGCCGCAGTCGCGAGGATACCGATGATGATGGAGCCGGTGACCCCCTTGGCGTAGAGGACGATGGTGAAGGCGAGTCCGGCGAGCGCCAGCAACGCGACCGGGTCCGACGCGACGTTCCCGAGCGAGACCAGCGTCGCCTCGTCCGCGACGGCGATGTTGGTCTCGATGAGGCCGAGCAACAGGAGGAACAGGCCGATACCGGCCCCGACGGCGAACTTCACGGGTTCCGGGAAGAACTCGATGATGTACCGCCTCGCGCCGACGCTGGACATCGCCATGAAGATGACGCCCTCGACGAAGACGGCCGCGAGCGCGGTCTGCCACGGTATCCCCAGCGAGATGACCACGGTGAACGCGAAGTACGCGTTCAGGCCCATCCCGGGGGCGAGTCCGAACGGCCGGTTCGCGTACAGCGCCATCACGACCGACCCGATAGCGGCGGCCAGAATCGTCGCGATGGCGAGCATCTGGAACGTCTCTCCCTCGGAGTAGCCCTGGATGGAGATGGCCTCCGACAGGATGGCCGGGTTCACCACGATGATGTACGACATGGTGAGGAACGTCGTGATACCCGCGACCACCTCGGTCCTGGCGTCCGTCCCGTGCCGGTCGAACTCGAAGAACGACGCTACGCGCGACCCTGCATTGCTATCGCTTGCCATACCACTTCACTACCCTACTGGGAACAAATAAGTTTTCACTGCGACGGGTGCGGAGTCGGAGTCACCGCCGTTGTGGGCGTCCGATTGCCCCGCTCAGGGTTTCTGCCGCCGGGCGGACCGCCGCTCCTCTTCGAGGTCCAGATCGAGGCCCACCTCCGACGCGCGGCGCCGGACCGCCTCGGCGTCGATGGCGGTCACCTCACCGTCTTCCTGTAGAACGGTGCCGTCGACCATCGTGAAGCGCACGTCGTCGCCGTGCGCGGCGAACACGAGGTGTGAGAGCACGTCGTGGAGGGGGGTCGCGCGCGTGCAGTCTGTCGTGAGGCCTACGACGTCGGCGCGCCAGCCCTCCCGGAGCGCGCCGAGTTCGTCGAACCCTGCGGCCCTCGCCCCGTTGACCGTCGCCATCTCGAAGATGCTGGCGGACGGTGCCGTCGTCGGGTCCAGTCGGTCGACCTTCTGGAGGAGGCTGGCCTGGCGCATCTCGGTGAACGGGTCGAGCGTGTTGTTGCACGGGGGGCCGTCGTTGCCGAGGGCGACGTTGATTCCCCGGTCGAGGTAGTCCCAGACCGGGGCGATGCCGCTCGCGAGTTTCATGTTCGAGGACGGACAGTGCGTGACGTGCGTCCCCGTCTCGGCGAGGACCTCCCGCTCGCTCTCGTCGGTCCACACGCAGTGTGCCAGCACCACGTCCTCGCCCGTGAGACCGACCTCGTCGAGCCAGTGGACGTTGCGCATCCCGGTGTCGTCCTGCACCGTTTCGATCTCGCTTCGGTTCTCGTTGGCGTGCGTGTGGATGCGGACGCCGTCGTACGCGTCGGCCAGTTCGCGCGCGCCGCGGAGACACTCCTCGGTGCAGGAGACGGCGAAGCGCGGCGTCACCGCGTACCGGATGCGGTCGTCGAACGACCCGTGGTACTCCCGGATGAGCCGCTCGGACGCGTCTATGGCCTCCTGCGTGTCCTCGAGGAGGGCGTCGGGCGAGCGACGGTCCATCATCACCTTGCCGAGGACGCCCCGGATGCCCATCTCGCCCGCCGCCTCGAAGGCCTCCTCGGCGTGGGCGACCGAGAGGTGGTCGATGCACGTCGTCGTCCCGCTCTCTATCATCTCCAGGTACCCCAGTTCCGCCGCGACCCGCATCTCCTCGGCCGACAGGGAGGCCTCCATCGGGAGGATGTAGTCGAACAGCCAGTCCAGCAGTTCGGTGTTGTCGGCGATGCCGCGGCCGAGGCTCTGGACGGAGTGGACGTGCCCGCCGACGAGGCCCGGCATCAGGACGTCGTACGACTGGTGTTCGTGGTCGGGATACCGCGGCGCGACCTCGGACCGCTCGCCCACCCGCTCGATGCGAGACCCCTCGGTGACGACCGCCCCGTCGTCGATGACCGTCTCAGCGTCTACGACGACGATCCCGGTTAGCAACATGTGTCGCTCGTATACGACATCGGAGTAAAAGGGTTTCCCCGCCGGGTGGCGCGAGGCGTCCGCCGTCCGGTGGACACCCCGCCCGCACGCTCGTCGGGGTCGTCAGCGGCTCAGTCGTCGACCGGTTCGGAGAGCGGGGTGGCGGCGTCGGTCCTGTCGAACAGTGGGCTCGACTCGCCGGGGACGAACGTGTTCAGCACCAGCCCCACGACGCCGGTGACGATGACCGGTTCGCCGAAGAACGTCCGTGCGGCGCTCGGCAACCCCGAGAGGGCCTCGGGGACCGTCGCGACGCCGAGGCCGAGGCTGAGCGCCGTGGCGATGATGACCATGTTCCGCCGGTTCATCTCGATGTTCAAGAACAGCAGCCGCATCCCGCTCGCGGCCACCATCCCGACCATGATGAGGACGGCCCCGCCGAAGACGGCGGAGGGGATGGTCGTCACGACCGCCCCGATCTTCGGCACCAAGCCGAGGACGATCAGGATTCCGCCGCCGATGCCGACGATGTGGCGGCTCATCACGCCCGTGAAGTTGATGATGCCGACGTTCTGCGAGAACGAGGTCTGCGGGAACGACCCGAAGACGGCCCCGAGGGCGCTGATGAACCCGTCGGCGAAGATGCCGCCGCGGAACTCCTCCTCGGTCGGGTTGCGGCCCTCCGCGGCGGTGATGCCCGACATGTCGCCGATGGTCTCCATCCCCGAGACCAGAAACAGGAACGCGAAGGTCACTAGCGGGACCACCTCGATGCTGAAGCCGAACCGGCCGGGTGTGGGGACTGCGATCCACGCCGCGCTGGCGACGGGGCCAAAGTCGACGACGCCCATCGCGATGGCGGCGACGTAGCCGACGACGATGCCGATGATGATGCTCAACATCCGCCAGACGCCGCGCAGGAGCAGGTTGAACAGGACGGCGATGAGCAGGACCAGCCCCGCGAGCCCGAGGTTCTGTACCGACCCGAAGTTCTCGGCGCCGACGCCGCCCGCGGCGTACTGGATGCCGACCGGGATGAGGTAGAGGCCGATGATGACGACGATGAGTCCCGTGACGAGCGGCGGGAAGAACGACCGGAGCCGTTTGAACTGCCAGCCCAGGAGGAACGGAACGACGGTCGCCGCGACCACGATGGAGCCGAACACCACGTCGAGGCCCGAACTCGCGCCGATGGAGGACATCGCGCCGACGAACGCGAAACTCGTCCCCATCACGATGGGGAGTTTCGCGCCGACCGGCCCGACGGTGTACGCCTGGACGACGGTCGCCACCCCGGCGAAGAGGATGACCATCTGGACGAGGAACGTCGTGGACGCGGCGTCCAGTCCCACGGCTCCCGCGACGATGAACGCGACGGCGGTCGAGGGGACGATCATGACCGATACGTGCTGTAAGGCGAGCAGGAGCGATTTCGACAGCGGCGGCTTCTCCTCCAAGCCGTACGCGAGGTCGATACCGTCCTCTGTGTTGTCAGACATGGCTCGCGCAGGGAATATTGCTACTAATAATTAAAGTCTGTTATTTTCAAAGAATTATTCCAGAACTAAGGAGTGGTACAATCGGTCACGGTCGGTTCTTCGACGAGAGGCCTCCGGGGTCGGTGACCGACGCCGCCTCGGTCCGGGGGAGCGCCCACCGGCCGGCCCGCCCCGAAGCGCACGCCGTGAGGGAGCAGCTATAACACCGGGGCTACCCAAGCCGGCGACATGGACGGAGACACCACCCACCCGTGGACCGTCACGGCGAGCGACCTCCGGGGTGAGATGCGACGCGAACTGGCGCGCGACGCTGACGCGGTCCTCGTGACCGTCGCGGACGTCGAGGGGGCCGCGTACCGCCGTCCCGGCGCGAAGATGCTCGTCGACGGCGACGGAACGCCGGTCGGCGCGGTCACCGCAGGCTGTCTCGAGGACGCGGTCACGGCGTCGTCGATGGAGGTCCTCGACGCCGACGAACCCCGACTGGTGACGTTCGACCTGCTGGAAGACGACGACAGCTGGGGACTCGGCCTCGGATGCAACGGCGTCCTCGACGTCCTGCTCGAACCGCTCGACGCCAGTTGGGGCGAGCCCCTCGACGAACTCGACGCTGGGAGGGCGGTGACCGTGCTGACCGTCGTCGAATCGACCGACTCCGACGTCCCCGTCGGTGCGCGCTCCTACACGGCCGGGAGCAGTCAGATTCGAGGCGTGGCCGAGCGCGCCGCCGTCCCGGATAGCGTCGTCGAGTCCGCGGCGTCGGCCGTCTCCGAGATACACGGCCGGGATCGAACGACGACGGTCGACGTCGAGACAGACCGCGGGTCGGTCGCGGTGCTCGTCGACGGACTGGTGCCCGTCTCGACGCTGCTACTGGTCGGTAGCCAGCCGGACGTCCACCCCGTCGCGCGCGCGGCGTCGAACGCCGGCTTCGAGGTGGTGGTCCACTCGCCCCGCGGGGCGAGAGGTCCCGAGGACTTCCCGCACGCGGACAGAGTCGAGACGGGGCACCCCTCGACCGTCGACGCGAGCGCCGAGGTCCCCGAACACACGTACGCGGTCGTCATGACGCACAACCTCGTCGACGACCGAATCGCCGTCGAGACGCTCCTGCGCGAGACGAGCGTCCCGTACGTCGGGTTGATGGGACCGCGCGACCGATTCGAGCGACTCCGGGAGGACAGCGACGTCGTCGCGGGCACGGACCCCGGCCGAATCGCGACGCCGGTCGGCCTCGACCTCGGCGGCGGTGCCCCGACGGAGATCGCCCTCAGTATCGTCAGCGAGGCCCTGGCGGTGAGCAACGGCCGCGAGGGGACCCGGTTGAGAGACGAAGAGGGATCGATCCACGCGCGAGTCGAGCCCGAGCAGTGACGACGAGGGGAGAGGCAGCGAAGGACGCCCGGTGACCGCTGCTCGTCTCCGGTCTCCTGACGGGTGACGAGGCGCTCAGCGCTCGTCGAGTGCGGCTTTGACCTTCTCCGGCGTGATGGGCATGTCGCCGATTCGGACGCCGACGGCGCGCCGGATGGCGTTGCTCAGCGCGGGCGGGACGCCGTTGACGGGAATCTCGGCGACGGACTTCGCGCCGAAGGGTCCGGTCGGTTCGTGCGTCTCGACGATGATGGACTCCATCGGGGGCTGGTCGGCCGTGGTGGGCATGTCGTAGTCGCGAAAGCCCATCACCTCCGGCCGTCCGTCCGCGTCGAAGGTGACGCCGTCGCCGGTCGCCAGTTCGTAGCTCATGTGCATCGCGCCCTCTACTTGCCCCTCCACGAGGGCGGGGTTGAGCGCGGTGCCGCAGTCGACGGCGTACACCATGTCGTTGATCTCGAACTCGCCGGTCTCCTCGTTGACGGTCACGTCGACGAACTGCGCGCCGAAGGGGGGCGGCGACTCGTCCGTGCAGTGGCTCGCCTCGCCCATCACGTGGGCGCGCACCTCGTCGCCGTACATGGACTCGTATCCGATGTCCTCCAGCGAGACCGACTCGCCGGTCTCCCCCGAGACGACCGACTCCTCGTCGATAGTGAACGCGGATTCGGGTTCGCCGAGCATCCGCGACGCGAACTCGAAGAGCATCTCGCGGGCGTCCTCGGCGGCCTTCTTGACGGCCTGTCCGGTGATGTAGGTCGTCGAGGAGGCGTACGCGCCGTGGTCGAACGGGGAGATGTCGGTGTCCGAGGGTTGGACCAGCACGTCCTCCGGGGGCACGCCGAGCACCTCGGCCGCTATCTGGGCCATCACGGTGTCGGCCCCGGGCCCGATGTCGACCGCGCCGGTCTGGAGGATGAACGAGCCGTCCTCGTTCATCTTGATGTGGGCCGCGCCGAGTTCGTCGCCGGCGACGCCGCTCCCCTGAATCGTGAGCGCGACGCCACAGGCACGGTGGAGGTGGTCCTCGTCCGGCTGTTCGACGTCGTCCCAGCCGATGGCCGCCCGGCCCTCGGCGATGCACTCGTCGAGACCGCACGACCGGATGCGCCGGCCGTACTCCTTGTCCTTCAGGATGCCGGAGGCCACCTCGAAGTCGCCCTCTTTCACTACGTTCCGCGCGCGGAGTTCGAGGGGGTCGATGTCGAGGTCGCGGGCAACCTCGTCCATGTGCCCCTCGACGGCGAGGTGGCCCTGTGGCGCGCCGTAGCCGCGGATGGCACCCGCGATGGGGAGGTTGGTGTGGACGGCGGTCATCCCGAAGCGGATGTTCGGCGTGTGCGTGTAGAGCGGCAGCGGTTTCTTCCCGATGGAGATGGCGACGGTCATCCCGTGGGGGCCGTACGCGCCCGAGTTCGTGACGGCCTCCATATCCAGCGCCTTCAGGTCGCCGTCCTCGGTCGCGACGCTCCGGAGCGTGACGCGGGCGGGCCGGCGGTTTCGCACGGCGTGGAACTGCTCGCGGCGCGTCGTCTCGATCATCACCGGTCGGTCGGCGGCCTCGGAGAGCGCCACCGTGATGGGTTCGAGGATCATCCCCTGTTTCGACCCGAAGCCGGCGCCGATTCGCGGCTTCGAGACGCGGACGTCGCGGATGGGCAGGTCGAAGAGGTGGGCGAGTTGCCGCCGCGTGTGGTAGGGGACCTGCGTACTGGAGATGAGGTGGAGACGGTTGTCCTCGTCGCGGTGGGCGATGGTCGTGTGCGGTTCGGGGACGCAGTGGGACTGGTAGGGGGTCTCCCACTCCGTCTCGGTCACGGTCAGGTCCTCGCGGTCCGCCGCCTCCGCGAATGCGGCGTCCACGTCTCCGATCTCACCCGTCGCCTGCGCCTCGATGTTCCGCTCGTAGTCCGCCCCGGGCTGGACGTTCTCTACGTCGGCCTCGTCGTGAATCTGGGGCGCGCCGGATTCCATCGCCTCCGCGGTGTCGAAGACGGCGTCGTACTCCTCGTAGGTGACGTCGAGTTTGCGCGCGGCCTTGCTCGCGGTGGCCGCGTCCTCGGCGGCGATGGCGGCGATGGGGTCGCCGACGAAACGCACCTTTCGTCGGAGGACCCGGAGGTCCCACGGGGAGGGCTCCGGGTACGACTGGCCGGCGGACGTGTAGGGTTTGTCCGGCACCTCGGGGGAATCCGGCGTGATGACGGCGTAGACGCCGTCCATCTCCTCGGCCGCGCTCGTGTCGATGTCCGTGACGACGCCGTGTGCGATGTCCGAGCGGACGACCTTCGCCTCGGCGAGGTCCGGGAACTCCCGGGCGTAGTCGGCCGCGTACTTCGCCTCCCCGGTGACGATCTTCCGCGCGTCGTCTTTCTCCTCGCGGTGCGAGACCGTCCGGCGCTCGTCCGGTTCCTTCCGGTTGTTCGGCGCCTCCTCCCACTCCATCGGGTGGGCCTCCTCGACCGCCGACGCGTCGGCGGTCCCCTCGTTCGGGGTCGGCTCGTCGTGCTTGCTCATCCGTCGAACCCCTCCTCGCGGCAGCCACAGCCCGGCGCACCGTCGGCGGGCGGACAGCCCCCGTCGGCCGCCACCGCCTCCCCGTCCAACCGGGTCGAGGCGTCCCGGACTGCGTCGATGATCTTCTCGTAGCCCGTGCACCGACAGAGGTTCTCCGAGAGCGCGTCGCGAATCTCCGCCTCGTCGGGGTCCGGGTTCTCCTCCAGAAGCGCCTTCGAGCGCATGATCATCCCCGGGATGCAGAAGCCACACTGGAGCGCGGCGTTGTCGACGAACGCCGCCTGGACCGGGCTGAGGTCGTCCTGCGTCCCGAGGTTCTCGATGGTCTCGACGTCGCTTCCCTCGACCTGCCGGCTCGGGCGGATACAGGACTTGACCGGCTCGCCGTCGACGAGTACCGTACAGAACCCGCAGTCACCGGTGTCACACCCGCGTTTCGCACCCGTGTACCCGTTGTCCCGCAGGACGTCGAGTAGCGTGTCTGAGCGGGCGGCCTCGAATGTTACGTCGTCTTCGTTCAGCGTGAGATCGATTTCCATGGCGATTGTCGTTAGCTGGTGATGGCAAGAGCGGTCCGCCCCGGGGGACGAGATGCCGTCGCTCCGAGCCCTCGCGACTCGGGGACCGTGCGAGACTGGCGAACCGGACCGGTTTCTGACCCCGGGCATGCTAGCTTCCTACACAACATACGGTGGCCGTCGGTCATTTAAAGCTTCCCCCGGCTGACGTGTGGCCGGACGAATCCCGAACGCGGGCCAATCACACGGGTCGACATCCGGCGTCGTTCCGGGTTCCGTCGGTATCGTCTCGTCCGCCGTCCACGACGGACCGGCCACCTCCCGACGCGACGGGACAGGAGGGCCTTCGCTTCCGGTCGTGCCACGGGGTCGTCTCACGCTTCCGTCGGCTCCCACAACTCGCCCCGGGAAGCGTTCGCATATATCAAACACGAGGTGAGCACGCTCTGCGCCGGACATCGATAAAATAGTGACTCGAATTACAACCATATGGCTGTAACTATCGGGGCGACTCTCCCGTGAACAGTGCTCGCCTCGACGGCATCTATCGCGTCGAAGCGCGCCGATGGTCCGGTCGCATCTGTCGAGACCACCAGCCAGAACGCGATGCTCCGCGCTCGACGGCCACGAATTCGGGGTAAAGACAATCGACCGCCCGTTTCGAACGCCCGAACGCTCCGCATCCGGACGAGTCCGTTTTCATATTTCGAACATCGGAGGCCGACCGACCCCGGGCCGGGAGTCCGACCCGCCGTAGCGCGGGGTGTCGAGGCGTCGACCGTCGCCCGGGAGGGCGGACCGGGGAGTCACTCGATGCCCGCCCGTTCGACGACGGCCTCGGCCGCGGCCGAGGCGTCGGTCAGGA
This genomic interval carries:
- a CDS encoding (2Fe-2S)-binding protein, which gives rise to MEIDLTLNEDDVTFEAARSDTLLDVLRDNGYTGAKRGCDTGDCGFCTVLVDGEPVKSCIRPSRQVEGSDVETIENLGTQDDLSPVQAAFVDNAALQCGFCIPGMIMRSKALLEENPDPDEAEIRDALSENLCRCTGYEKIIDAVRDASTRLDGEAVAADGGCPPADGAPGCGCREEGFDG
- a CDS encoding xanthine dehydrogenase family protein molybdopterin-binding subunit, giving the protein MSKHDEPTPNEGTADASAVEEAHPMEWEEAPNNRKEPDERRTVSHREEKDDARKIVTGEAKYAADYAREFPDLAEAKVVRSDIAHGVVTDIDTSAAEEMDGVYAVITPDSPEVPDKPYTSAGQSYPEPSPWDLRVLRRKVRFVGDPIAAIAAEDAATASKAARKLDVTYEEYDAVFDTAEAMESGAPQIHDEADVENVQPGADYERNIEAQATGEIGDVDAAFAEAADREDLTVTETEWETPYQSHCVPEPHTTIAHRDEDNRLHLISSTQVPYHTRRQLAHLFDLPIRDVRVSKPRIGAGFGSKQGMILEPITVALSEAADRPVMIETTRREQFHAVRNRRPARVTLRSVATEDGDLKALDMEAVTNSGAYGPHGMTVAISIGKKPLPLYTHTPNIRFGMTAVHTNLPIAGAIRGYGAPQGHLAVEGHMDEVARDLDIDPLELRARNVVKEGDFEVASGILKDKEYGRRIRSCGLDECIAEGRAAIGWDDVEQPDEDHLHRACGVALTIQGSGVAGDELGAAHIKMNEDGSFILQTGAVDIGPGADTVMAQIAAEVLGVPPEDVLVQPSDTDISPFDHGAYASSTTYITGQAVKKAAEDAREMLFEFASRMLGEPESAFTIDEESVVSGETGESVSLEDIGYESMYGDEVRAHVMGEASHCTDESPPPFGAQFVDVTVNEETGEFEINDMVYAVDCGTALNPALVEGQVEGAMHMSYELATGDGVTFDADGRPEVMGFRDYDMPTTADQPPMESIIVETHEPTGPFGAKSVAEIPVNGVPPALSNAIRRAVGVRIGDMPITPEKVKAALDER